A genomic stretch from Arachis stenosperma cultivar V10309 chromosome 3, arast.V10309.gnm1.PFL2, whole genome shotgun sequence includes:
- the LOC130968389 gene encoding SCAR-like protein 2 isoform X1 encodes MPLVRLQVRNEFGLGQPELYREANREDPKAVLDGVAVAGLVGILRQLGDLADFAAEVFHGLQEQVMTTASRSRRLMVRVQNIEASLPPLEKAVLAQTSHIHFAYTSGCEWHPRIKTARNHFIYNDLPHFIMDSYEECHDPPRLHFLDKFDTGGPGSCFKRYSDPAFFKKASADSDEIYSEKTEKVRKSHKNKKKRSSRKNGELSRREQMHSNRSRMQFISPTANGQLSSSQSATTIDMKMKSDMEVRSSSFDSKAGAGYIECVFHPSYSVQSNEQDHREPPSSRPTQKTAAFRSVSPLIDDSVSHGSLEKKIGSSSSCVTWDQKEDIVESTSQASVKDNTPERIQEKHDYDVLANEDVNIPNVDCHDILFDEESNLKPDYSRVQTDDVDSEPDSYVDALNTIESETVESEFENEFAYETKPEEQEFTHPVMHGRIENEVSEAPPNIFNNDLCDAVTQNGYIVSLNKETGRDFPEAPRENHHLRSEPHELEVASVSPSDVLDGEEMVGDTDSLNKEIFSNLSDSLQDPSVRSDPHESDLGPLSLSNVPDGHEMTSEAVSLNKETFGNIPGSPQKIASVGSVSDVSNLASMDQLDVPASDEMTNVADSHSFESPICEQVPLTRESSVLDHPICTDSFIGSHTAKDTVSIDDTVSAHLEADTSLSGSKSSNLPEEEVGRIDSNNCKSEETPRESSSDRSVRFWTNGGLLGLEPSKPPDFNTSSSLSQGSLPTKSEVDVGSHNKSMQKSNGYKMGQDLPDEVVERILKEPSSRCLTSNHNDDQACISSKNSGSSQPSNVCSQTERNALGEIRVSSPGNVLPSGPEPNHGSGENSSRVFGLGHRLLLNSFQRKVSLDERSATSNSLKSILLDESVQNGIAKQSLPEATVKEKANPGYPIDSLPPSPPLEHMKISFHPVSGHETSKLKLKFPEGSNHREHIRDMFPSFQLVPESSIPLDDAGSHSDGDDTFCRSSPYLSDDCLSPHSDDNSDQWESEETPESSDHGVYDSPHRRSSSESMLSTKEHGGLSNDATNMANVEPYLSVPSLDFPSYENVNPVLEKESSKQSQDNNAVVLRSNPESAPPPPRPPPPPPTPWRVSKPQLETTNGTQHYMSEDSEHIHDGSLPQSTLFQQSRLARVEQMQINDDNYHSQDSIIHKLKDKLDMPKLKSPREINQLRAAKGMDEREDFLHQIRAKSMNLRRTATEKQNNATAMGPAASDKVSAILEKANAIRQVVASDDGEDDDDDTWSDS; translated from the exons GTTGTGAGTGGCATCCACGCATAAAAACTGCTCGAAATCATTTCATTTACAATGACTTGCCGCATTTTATAATGGATTCATATGAAGAATGCCATGATCCTCCACGCCTGCATTTTCTTGATAA ATTCGATACTGGTGGCCCCGGATCTTGTTTTAAGAGATATTCAGATCCAGCCTTCTTCAAGAAAGCATCAGCAGATTCAGATGAGATATACTCTGAGAAAACTGAAAAGGTTAGAAAAAGCCATAAAAACAAG AAGAAAAGGTCTTCACGGAAGAATGGAGAACTTTCAAGGCGTGAACAGATGCATAGCAACAGGAGCAG AATGCAATTTATTTCTCCTACTGCCAATGGGCAACTCTCTTCCTCACAATCAGCCACCACAATagatatgaaaatgaaatcagATATGGAAGTTCGTTCAAGTTCTTTTGATTCAAAGGCTGGTGCTGGCTACATTGAATGTGTTTTCCATCCAAGCTACTCTGTGCAATCTAATGAGCAGGATCATAGGGAACCACCCTCTTCAAGGCCAACACAGAAAACCGCCGCTTTTCGGTCAGTTTCTCCTCTTATAGATGATAGTGTTTCACATGGTtcattggaaaaaaaaattgggtCTAGTTCATCTTGTGTTACTTGGGATCAAAAGGAAGACATAGTGGAATCCACAAGTCAAGCTTCTGTTAAAGATAATACTCCTGAGAGGATTCAGGAAAAGCATGACTATGATGTGCTTGCAAATGAGGATGTTAACATACCAAATGTTGATTGTCATGATATCCTATTTGATGAAGAAAGCAACCTAAAACCAGACTACAGCAGGGTTCAAACAGATGATGTTGACAGTGAACCTGATAGTTATGTGGATGCTCTTAACACTATCGAATCAGAAACAGTTGAATCGGAATTTGAAAATGAGTTTGCTTATGAAACAAAACCCGAGGAGCAGGAGTTCACCCATCCTGTTATGCATGGAAGGATTGAAAATGAAGTTTCGGAAGCTCCACCTAATATATTCAACAATGATTTATGTGATGCTGTTACTCAAAATGGGTATATAGTTTCCTTGAATAAAGAAACAGGAAGGGATTTCCCTGAAGCACCTCGAGAAAATCATCATCTAAGATCAGAGCCACATGAACTAGAAGTGGCATCGGTGAGTCCATCAGATGTTCTTGATGGTGAAGAAATGGTTGGAGACACGGATTCCCTAAATAAAGAAATATTCAGCAATTTGTCTGACTCGTTGCAAGATCCTTCTGTCAGATCAGACCCACATGAATCAGATTTGGGACCTTTGAGCCTATCAAATGTTCCAGATGGCCATGAAATGACCAGTGAAGCCGTTTCATTAAACAAAGAAACTTTCGGGAATATCCCTGGTTCACCACAAAAGATTGCTTCTGTGGGATCAGTGTCAGATGTGTCTAATTTGGCCTCTATGGATCAGCTGGATGTTCCAGCTAGTGATGAAATGACAAATGTAGCTGATTCTCATTCCTTTGAGAGCCCCATCTGTGAACAGGTTCCTCTCACACGTGAAAGTTCTGTTTTGGATCACCCGATATGCACAGATTCCTTCATTGGGTCTCATACTGCGAAAGATACAGTCTCGATCGATGATACTGTCTCAGCCCACCTTGAAGCCGATACGTCACTTTCTGGTTCTAAAAGCTCTAATTTACCAGAAGAAGAAGTGGGCAGGATTGACAGCAATAATTGCAAATCTGAAGAGACTCCCAGAGAGTCTTCTAGTGACCGTTCAGTGAGATTCTGGACAAATGGTGGATTACTAGGACTTGAACCATCCAAACCTCCTGACTTCAACACGTCTAGTTCCTTAAGCCAAGGTTCTTTGCCCACAAAAAGTGAGGTGGATGTCGGTTCACATAATAAATCTATGCAAAAAAGCAATGGTTATAAAATGGGACAGGATTTACCAGACGAGGTTGTTGAAAGGATTTTAAAGGAACCAAGTTCTAGATGCTTAACATCAAACCACAATGATGATCAGGCTTGCATCTCATCAAAGAACTCTGGCAGTTCTCAGCCGAGTAATGTATGTAGTCAAACTGAGAGGAATGCTTTGGGGGAGATAAGGGTAAGTTCCCCTGGAAATGTTCTCCCATCTGGCCCTGAACCCAATCATGGCAGCGGTGAAAACTCATCACGGGTGTTTGGACTTGGTCATAGATTGTTACTAAATAGTTTTCAACGTAAAGTTTCTCTTGATGAAAGATCTGCGACTtctaattctctgaaatctaTTTTATTGGACGAGAGCGTACAAAATGGCATTGCAAAGCAGTCACTTCCTGAGGCAACCGTCAAAGAGAAAGCTAATCCCGGATATCCTATAGATTCTCTTCCTCCTTCGCCGCCGCTCGAACATATGAAGATATCCTTCCATCCTGTTAGTGGACATGAAACCTCCAAACTAAAACTGAAATTTCCTGAAGGCAGTAATCATCGTGAACATATAAGGGATATGTTTCCGTCATTCCAGTTGGTCCCAGAGTCTTCCATTCCTCTAGATGATGCAGGCTCTCACTCTGATGGCGATGACACTTTTTGTAGATCTTCTCCTTATTTATCGGATGATTGTCTTAGCCCCCACTCCGATGATAATTCAGATCAGTGGGAATCCGAGGAAACTCCCGAAAGCAGTGACCATGGGGTATATGATTCTCCTCACAGAAGGTCATCAAGTGAATCTATGCTAAGTACAAAAGAACACGGTGGACTTTCCAATGACGCTACCAATATGGCGAATGTCGAACCTTATTTATCTGTGCCTTCACTTGATTTCCCAAGTTATGAAAATGTAAATCCTGTACTTGAGAAAGAAAGTAGTAAGCAGTCCCAAGACAACAATGCTGTTGTGCTCCGAAGTAATCCTGAGTCTGCACCGCCACCACCACGACCACCGCCTCCTCCGCCAACACCATGGAGGGTCTCAAAACCACAGTTGGAGACAACAAATGGGACACAACATTATATGTCTGAAGATTCAGAGCATATTCATGATGGAAGTCTTCCACAGTCTACTCTGTTCCAGCAATCTAGACTCGCCAGGGTTGAGCAAATGCAAATTAACGACGACAATTACCACTCTCAGGACAGCATTATACATAAGTTGAAGGATAAG CTGGATATGCCGAAGCTGAAGAGTCCGAGGGAAATAAATCAGTTGAGAGCTGCAAAGGGAATGGATGAAAGAGAAGATTTCCTACATCAGATCAGAGCAAAA TCGATGAACCTGAGGCGGACAGCAACAGAAAAGCAGAATAATGCAACCGCCATGGGTCCTGCCGCCAGCGACAAAGTTTCAGCAATTTTGGAGAAAGCTAATGCAATCCGTCAG GTGGTTGCTAGTGATGatggagaagatgatgatgatgatactTGGAGTGACTCCTAA
- the LOC130968389 gene encoding SCAR-like protein 2 isoform X2, with product MPLVRLQVRNEFGLGQPELYREANREDPKAVLDGVAVAGLVGILRQLGDLADFAAEVFHGLQEQVMTTASRSRRLMVRVQNIEASLPPLEKAVLAQTSHIHFAYTSGCEWHPRIKTARNHFIYNDLPHFIMDSYEECHDPPRLHFLDKFDTGGPGSCFKRYSDPAFFKKASADSDEIYSEKTEKKKRSSRKNGELSRREQMHSNRSRMQFISPTANGQLSSSQSATTIDMKMKSDMEVRSSSFDSKAGAGYIECVFHPSYSVQSNEQDHREPPSSRPTQKTAAFRSVSPLIDDSVSHGSLEKKIGSSSSCVTWDQKEDIVESTSQASVKDNTPERIQEKHDYDVLANEDVNIPNVDCHDILFDEESNLKPDYSRVQTDDVDSEPDSYVDALNTIESETVESEFENEFAYETKPEEQEFTHPVMHGRIENEVSEAPPNIFNNDLCDAVTQNGYIVSLNKETGRDFPEAPRENHHLRSEPHELEVASVSPSDVLDGEEMVGDTDSLNKEIFSNLSDSLQDPSVRSDPHESDLGPLSLSNVPDGHEMTSEAVSLNKETFGNIPGSPQKIASVGSVSDVSNLASMDQLDVPASDEMTNVADSHSFESPICEQVPLTRESSVLDHPICTDSFIGSHTAKDTVSIDDTVSAHLEADTSLSGSKSSNLPEEEVGRIDSNNCKSEETPRESSSDRSVRFWTNGGLLGLEPSKPPDFNTSSSLSQGSLPTKSEVDVGSHNKSMQKSNGYKMGQDLPDEVVERILKEPSSRCLTSNHNDDQACISSKNSGSSQPSNVCSQTERNALGEIRVSSPGNVLPSGPEPNHGSGENSSRVFGLGHRLLLNSFQRKVSLDERSATSNSLKSILLDESVQNGIAKQSLPEATVKEKANPGYPIDSLPPSPPLEHMKISFHPVSGHETSKLKLKFPEGSNHREHIRDMFPSFQLVPESSIPLDDAGSHSDGDDTFCRSSPYLSDDCLSPHSDDNSDQWESEETPESSDHGVYDSPHRRSSSESMLSTKEHGGLSNDATNMANVEPYLSVPSLDFPSYENVNPVLEKESSKQSQDNNAVVLRSNPESAPPPPRPPPPPPTPWRVSKPQLETTNGTQHYMSEDSEHIHDGSLPQSTLFQQSRLARVEQMQINDDNYHSQDSIIHKLKDKLDMPKLKSPREINQLRAAKGMDEREDFLHQIRAKSMNLRRTATEKQNNATAMGPAASDKVSAILEKANAIRQVVASDDGEDDDDDTWSDS from the exons GTTGTGAGTGGCATCCACGCATAAAAACTGCTCGAAATCATTTCATTTACAATGACTTGCCGCATTTTATAATGGATTCATATGAAGAATGCCATGATCCTCCACGCCTGCATTTTCTTGATAA ATTCGATACTGGTGGCCCCGGATCTTGTTTTAAGAGATATTCAGATCCAGCCTTCTTCAAGAAAGCATCAGCAGATTCAGATGAGATATACTCTGAGAAAACTGAAAAG AAGAAAAGGTCTTCACGGAAGAATGGAGAACTTTCAAGGCGTGAACAGATGCATAGCAACAGGAGCAG AATGCAATTTATTTCTCCTACTGCCAATGGGCAACTCTCTTCCTCACAATCAGCCACCACAATagatatgaaaatgaaatcagATATGGAAGTTCGTTCAAGTTCTTTTGATTCAAAGGCTGGTGCTGGCTACATTGAATGTGTTTTCCATCCAAGCTACTCTGTGCAATCTAATGAGCAGGATCATAGGGAACCACCCTCTTCAAGGCCAACACAGAAAACCGCCGCTTTTCGGTCAGTTTCTCCTCTTATAGATGATAGTGTTTCACATGGTtcattggaaaaaaaaattgggtCTAGTTCATCTTGTGTTACTTGGGATCAAAAGGAAGACATAGTGGAATCCACAAGTCAAGCTTCTGTTAAAGATAATACTCCTGAGAGGATTCAGGAAAAGCATGACTATGATGTGCTTGCAAATGAGGATGTTAACATACCAAATGTTGATTGTCATGATATCCTATTTGATGAAGAAAGCAACCTAAAACCAGACTACAGCAGGGTTCAAACAGATGATGTTGACAGTGAACCTGATAGTTATGTGGATGCTCTTAACACTATCGAATCAGAAACAGTTGAATCGGAATTTGAAAATGAGTTTGCTTATGAAACAAAACCCGAGGAGCAGGAGTTCACCCATCCTGTTATGCATGGAAGGATTGAAAATGAAGTTTCGGAAGCTCCACCTAATATATTCAACAATGATTTATGTGATGCTGTTACTCAAAATGGGTATATAGTTTCCTTGAATAAAGAAACAGGAAGGGATTTCCCTGAAGCACCTCGAGAAAATCATCATCTAAGATCAGAGCCACATGAACTAGAAGTGGCATCGGTGAGTCCATCAGATGTTCTTGATGGTGAAGAAATGGTTGGAGACACGGATTCCCTAAATAAAGAAATATTCAGCAATTTGTCTGACTCGTTGCAAGATCCTTCTGTCAGATCAGACCCACATGAATCAGATTTGGGACCTTTGAGCCTATCAAATGTTCCAGATGGCCATGAAATGACCAGTGAAGCCGTTTCATTAAACAAAGAAACTTTCGGGAATATCCCTGGTTCACCACAAAAGATTGCTTCTGTGGGATCAGTGTCAGATGTGTCTAATTTGGCCTCTATGGATCAGCTGGATGTTCCAGCTAGTGATGAAATGACAAATGTAGCTGATTCTCATTCCTTTGAGAGCCCCATCTGTGAACAGGTTCCTCTCACACGTGAAAGTTCTGTTTTGGATCACCCGATATGCACAGATTCCTTCATTGGGTCTCATACTGCGAAAGATACAGTCTCGATCGATGATACTGTCTCAGCCCACCTTGAAGCCGATACGTCACTTTCTGGTTCTAAAAGCTCTAATTTACCAGAAGAAGAAGTGGGCAGGATTGACAGCAATAATTGCAAATCTGAAGAGACTCCCAGAGAGTCTTCTAGTGACCGTTCAGTGAGATTCTGGACAAATGGTGGATTACTAGGACTTGAACCATCCAAACCTCCTGACTTCAACACGTCTAGTTCCTTAAGCCAAGGTTCTTTGCCCACAAAAAGTGAGGTGGATGTCGGTTCACATAATAAATCTATGCAAAAAAGCAATGGTTATAAAATGGGACAGGATTTACCAGACGAGGTTGTTGAAAGGATTTTAAAGGAACCAAGTTCTAGATGCTTAACATCAAACCACAATGATGATCAGGCTTGCATCTCATCAAAGAACTCTGGCAGTTCTCAGCCGAGTAATGTATGTAGTCAAACTGAGAGGAATGCTTTGGGGGAGATAAGGGTAAGTTCCCCTGGAAATGTTCTCCCATCTGGCCCTGAACCCAATCATGGCAGCGGTGAAAACTCATCACGGGTGTTTGGACTTGGTCATAGATTGTTACTAAATAGTTTTCAACGTAAAGTTTCTCTTGATGAAAGATCTGCGACTtctaattctctgaaatctaTTTTATTGGACGAGAGCGTACAAAATGGCATTGCAAAGCAGTCACTTCCTGAGGCAACCGTCAAAGAGAAAGCTAATCCCGGATATCCTATAGATTCTCTTCCTCCTTCGCCGCCGCTCGAACATATGAAGATATCCTTCCATCCTGTTAGTGGACATGAAACCTCCAAACTAAAACTGAAATTTCCTGAAGGCAGTAATCATCGTGAACATATAAGGGATATGTTTCCGTCATTCCAGTTGGTCCCAGAGTCTTCCATTCCTCTAGATGATGCAGGCTCTCACTCTGATGGCGATGACACTTTTTGTAGATCTTCTCCTTATTTATCGGATGATTGTCTTAGCCCCCACTCCGATGATAATTCAGATCAGTGGGAATCCGAGGAAACTCCCGAAAGCAGTGACCATGGGGTATATGATTCTCCTCACAGAAGGTCATCAAGTGAATCTATGCTAAGTACAAAAGAACACGGTGGACTTTCCAATGACGCTACCAATATGGCGAATGTCGAACCTTATTTATCTGTGCCTTCACTTGATTTCCCAAGTTATGAAAATGTAAATCCTGTACTTGAGAAAGAAAGTAGTAAGCAGTCCCAAGACAACAATGCTGTTGTGCTCCGAAGTAATCCTGAGTCTGCACCGCCACCACCACGACCACCGCCTCCTCCGCCAACACCATGGAGGGTCTCAAAACCACAGTTGGAGACAACAAATGGGACACAACATTATATGTCTGAAGATTCAGAGCATATTCATGATGGAAGTCTTCCACAGTCTACTCTGTTCCAGCAATCTAGACTCGCCAGGGTTGAGCAAATGCAAATTAACGACGACAATTACCACTCTCAGGACAGCATTATACATAAGTTGAAGGATAAG CTGGATATGCCGAAGCTGAAGAGTCCGAGGGAAATAAATCAGTTGAGAGCTGCAAAGGGAATGGATGAAAGAGAAGATTTCCTACATCAGATCAGAGCAAAA TCGATGAACCTGAGGCGGACAGCAACAGAAAAGCAGAATAATGCAACCGCCATGGGTCCTGCCGCCAGCGACAAAGTTTCAGCAATTTTGGAGAAAGCTAATGCAATCCGTCAG GTGGTTGCTAGTGATGatggagaagatgatgatgatgatactTGGAGTGACTCCTAA